A stretch of Dysidea avara chromosome 5, odDysAvar1.4, whole genome shotgun sequence DNA encodes these proteins:
- the LOC136255802 gene encoding tyrosyl-DNA phosphodiesterase 2-like gives MASATTASGQNDVLEETKPVSKKTLKLVTWNIDGLDPKNGYERTIAVCEKVREIKPDVLFFQEVIPMSWDTLTSYLSEYQHFCQSNTLPYFHTIAVHKDRLEVVGDVAITDFPNSQMLRHLLHCQVKFHGLQLHLFSSHLESTSKEGPERKRQLHEAFNQMATLRSEGEISIFGGDLNLRDKEVKAVGIPDRAVDLWEACGSSKEYEYTWDISTNDNLTWEFPNKPRMRFDRLYLCPADDQKIKPQKFSLIGTDRVISIGRFPSDHYGIYTEFICQPGK, from the exons ATGGCTAGTGCTACGACGGCTTCTGGACAAAATGATGTACTTGAAGAAAC GAAACCAGTATCAAAGAAAACACTGAAGCTGGTCACATGGAATATTGATGGGCTGGATCCTAAAAATGGTTATGAACGGACAATAGCAGTGTGTGAAAAGGTTCGGGAGATCAAACCAGATGTGTTGTTCTTTCAAGAAGTTATTCCCATGTCTTGGGACACATTGACAAGTTACCTTTCAGAATATCAACATTTCTGCCAATCCAACACTCTTCCCTATTTTCACACCATCGCAGTGCATAAGGATAGATTGGAGGTTGTAGGAGATGTAGCCATTACAGATTTCCCTAATTCTCAAATGCTTCGTCATTTGCTCCACTGTCAAGTGAAGTTTCACGGATTACAATTGCACCTGTTCTCATCTCATCTTGAGAGCACTTCTAAAGAGGGACCAGAAAGAAAGCGGCAACTACACGAGGCTTTTAATCAAATGGCTACTCTACGCAGTGAAGGAGAGATAAGCATTTTTGGTGGTGATCTCAACCTTCGTGACAAAGAAGTGAAAGCTGTTGGCATTCCTGATAGAGCAGTTGATTTGTGGGAGGCTTGTGGCTCTTCTAAAGAGTACGAGTACACATGGGATATCAGCACTAATGATAATCTAACATGGGAATTCCCCAACAAACCTCGGATGAGGTTTGACCGGTTGTACCTGTGCCCTGCCGATGACCAGAAGATTAAACCACAGAAATTTTCCTTAATTGGTACTGACAGAGTCATTAGTATTGGAAGGTTTCCTAGCGATCATTATGGGATATATACTGAGTTTATATGCCAACCAGGGAAATAG